One window of Posidoniimonas polymericola genomic DNA carries:
- a CDS encoding YbcC family protein, with the protein MTTLSSQPQPALGPRDQSPPKQPSTAVYEALTAVQNRIAPVWPLKDYVAVNPYLGYATQDFLGARHTLRSVSDVELLMSGDYYRQQFDGGSFSKEDIEAAVDELVAAGVTGSERIDVNQVLAFLAGPQGAVPTADADFTKSGEPNRAVRTLAETYDSHTGSNWSRRVCEAVSQQCASHYDQGQAVWQSGWRELPLYQAWRAAAQHNRTFEILGVRGFRRFVSKLPNQPQDAVAALLSRLGVPEQLWTDFLLCEALATPGWTAWTRRQDRQLEQQGRVDTDLVGLLAMRLAHEVALAEHFDFRVDWDSVVSRHNKLRAEAGQPSGEALLRYALLRACEIAFRKQIVGGLQSRPEAAPRVHDAPALAQMVFCIDVRSERVRRRLEAASSGVETYGFAGFFGLPIEFLELGEQEGSPQVPVLISPKFRVYEELETHDQALIAKTHQRRALVRLMRKTWKGFQASAISAFAFVETAGMLYGLKLIARTLRLNRGRPGRFDGVRRAERDQLAPSLAGLPQQGVGPGEQVDMAESILRGIGIVDNFARLVAFCGHGSQTENNPLKAGLDCGACGGHSGESNARLAAKLLNQPHVRLGLAERGIAVPADTRFVAALHNTTTDKLQFFDLHQLPPSHEDDLQQLQRHADLASQQTAVERLATLPGRGVEDLVRRSLDWSEVRPEWGLAGNAAFIAAPRDLTKRASLDGRVFLHSYDWSRDEGFAVLEQIMTAPLVVANWINMQYYASTVDPVHFGSGNKTVHNVVGQFGVLSGNGGDLMTGLPWQSVHDGAHYQHHPLRLLGMIAAPRAAIEGVLAKHREVSDLVSNGWMQLVAIEDGVYFRYSERQQWEPLSTPAGLEPVA; encoded by the coding sequence ATGACCACCCTTAGCTCCCAGCCCCAACCGGCGCTCGGCCCCCGGGACCAGAGCCCGCCGAAACAGCCCTCGACCGCCGTCTACGAGGCGCTGACGGCAGTCCAGAACCGCATCGCCCCGGTATGGCCGCTGAAAGACTACGTCGCGGTGAACCCCTACCTGGGCTACGCGACGCAGGACTTTCTGGGGGCGCGCCACACGCTGCGGTCGGTGTCCGACGTCGAGCTGCTGATGTCCGGCGACTACTACCGCCAGCAGTTCGACGGCGGCTCGTTCTCGAAGGAGGACATCGAAGCGGCGGTCGACGAACTGGTCGCCGCTGGCGTGACGGGGTCCGAACGGATCGACGTCAACCAGGTCTTGGCGTTCCTAGCAGGACCCCAGGGGGCTGTTCCCACCGCTGACGCTGACTTCACGAAGTCGGGCGAACCCAACCGAGCGGTCAGGACGCTTGCTGAGACGTACGACTCCCACACGGGGTCGAACTGGTCGCGGCGGGTGTGCGAAGCGGTCTCCCAGCAGTGCGCCTCGCACTACGATCAGGGCCAGGCAGTCTGGCAGAGCGGGTGGCGGGAGCTGCCTCTGTACCAGGCTTGGCGGGCCGCGGCTCAGCACAACCGGACCTTCGAGATACTCGGCGTCCGAGGGTTTCGCCGCTTTGTATCAAAGCTTCCCAACCAGCCGCAGGACGCCGTGGCGGCGTTGCTGTCGCGTCTCGGCGTCCCAGAACAGTTGTGGACGGACTTCCTCCTGTGCGAGGCGCTCGCGACCCCTGGCTGGACCGCCTGGACAAGGCGCCAGGACCGCCAGCTTGAGCAGCAGGGCAGGGTAGACACCGACCTGGTCGGGTTGCTAGCGATGCGATTGGCCCACGAGGTCGCTCTGGCCGAGCACTTCGACTTCCGAGTCGACTGGGATTCTGTCGTGAGTCGTCACAATAAGCTTCGCGCTGAAGCCGGGCAGCCGTCGGGCGAGGCCCTTCTTCGCTACGCCCTGCTGAGAGCATGCGAGATAGCGTTCCGCAAGCAGATTGTCGGCGGCCTCCAGAGCCGGCCCGAGGCTGCGCCACGGGTTCACGACGCACCGGCTCTGGCCCAGATGGTATTCTGCATCGACGTCCGCTCGGAGCGAGTCCGTCGACGCCTGGAGGCCGCGTCCAGCGGCGTCGAGACGTACGGGTTTGCTGGGTTCTTCGGGTTGCCCATCGAATTTTTGGAACTTGGCGAACAGGAAGGCTCCCCGCAGGTCCCCGTGTTGATCTCACCGAAATTCCGGGTCTACGAAGAGCTTGAGACGCACGACCAAGCGCTCATCGCGAAGACCCACCAGCGGCGTGCGCTCGTGCGTCTTATGAGAAAGACCTGGAAGGGCTTTCAGGCGTCGGCGATTAGCGCCTTTGCGTTCGTTGAGACGGCCGGAATGCTGTACGGCCTCAAGCTAATCGCGCGGACGCTGCGGCTTAACCGGGGTCGGCCCGGCCGCTTTGACGGCGTGCGTCGGGCCGAGCGTGATCAGCTCGCCCCTTCGCTCGCCGGACTCCCACAGCAGGGCGTCGGCCCGGGTGAGCAGGTAGACATGGCGGAATCGATCCTGCGCGGCATTGGGATTGTCGACAACTTCGCTCGCCTGGTCGCGTTCTGCGGTCACGGCAGCCAGACCGAAAACAACCCCTTGAAGGCAGGGCTCGACTGCGGCGCGTGCGGCGGCCACTCCGGGGAATCCAACGCCAGGCTCGCCGCGAAGCTGCTGAACCAGCCGCACGTCCGCCTTGGGCTGGCCGAACGAGGCATCGCGGTCCCGGCCGACACTCGGTTTGTCGCCGCGCTGCACAACACGACCACCGACAAGCTGCAGTTCTTCGACCTCCACCAGCTGCCTCCCTCCCACGAGGACGACCTGCAGCAACTTCAGCGGCACGCAGACCTTGCGTCCCAGCAGACCGCTGTTGAGCGACTGGCGACGCTTCCGGGGAGGGGGGTCGAAGACTTGGTGCGGCGGAGTCTTGACTGGTCGGAGGTTCGCCCCGAGTGGGGACTGGCTGGCAACGCCGCGTTCATCGCCGCTCCTCGCGACCTGACGAAGCGGGCATCACTCGACGGACGCGTGTTCCTGCACAGCTACGACTGGAGCCGAGACGAGGGCTTCGCCGTCCTGGAGCAAATCATGACGGCGCCGCTGGTGGTGGCCAACTGGATCAATATGCAGTACTACGCCTCGACGGTTGACCCCGTGCACTTCGGCAGCGGCAACAAGACGGTGCACAACGTGGTGGGCCAGTTCGGGGTCCTCTCCGGAAACGGCGGCGACCTGATGACCGGGCTGCCCTGGCAGTCGGTTCACGACGGCGCCCACTACCAGCACCACCCCTTGCGGCTGCTGGGGATGATCGCTGCGCCGCGGGCCGCGATTGAGGGAGTCCTAGCGAAGCACCGCGAGGTCTCTGACCTGGTTTCCAACGGGTGGATGCAACTGGTCGCTATCGAGGACGGCGTCTACTTCCGCTACTCCGAACGCCAGCAGTGGGAACCGCTCTCGACGCCGGCCGGCCTTGAACCGGTGGCCTGA